A region from the Nostoc sp. HK-01 genome encodes:
- a CDS encoding nitrogenase-associated protein, producing the protein MARVIFYEKPGCKNGTRQKVLLTAAGHEVIAYNLLTEPWTIQGLRSFFGDRPVAEWFNRAAPKVKSGEIIPENIDAETALVLMLRDPLLIRRPLIQVGDRREVGFEVEKLDAWIGLKPVDESFQAMSEDLMSKDLQGCAHGGNHHHEHGHGHGNCKH; encoded by the coding sequence ATGGCAAGAGTAATTTTTTATGAAAAACCAGGCTGTAAAAATGGCACTCGGCAAAAAGTGTTGCTGACTGCGGCTGGTCATGAAGTAATTGCATATAACTTATTAACCGAACCTTGGACAATTCAGGGTTTACGGTCGTTTTTTGGCGATCGCCCTGTAGCTGAATGGTTTAATCGGGCTGCACCCAAGGTAAAATCTGGGGAAATCATACCCGAAAATATCGACGCAGAAACCGCCTTGGTGTTGATGTTGCGCGACCCGCTATTAATTCGCCGCCCTCTAATTCAAGTAGGCGATCGCCGCGAAGTCGGTTTTGAAGTCGAAAAGCTTGACGCTTGGATTGGCTTAAAACCTGTAGATGAATCCTTCCAAGCTATGAGTGAAGACCTGATGAGTAAGGATTTACAAGGTTGCGCCCACGGTGGTAATCATCATCATGAACATGGCCACGGTCATGGTAATTGCAAACATTAA